A part of Miscanthus floridulus cultivar M001 chromosome 6, ASM1932011v1, whole genome shotgun sequence genomic DNA contains:
- the LOC136460097 gene encoding uncharacterized protein At5g39865-like codes for MWLPWVKTRPSSASPSSATSTSTALIAAASPRLSFSSPSLKDLQALLLSDAATPSPPPAAPCSPSSSSSSSSVRVFHRVRVAASALRALRTLQAPLSAAGGGGAASEADRRVVLYFTSLHVVRSTYEDCRAVRAILRGLRVAVDERDLAMDPRYLQELAALLPRLASPRRITLPQVFVGGRHLGGADEVRRLHEAGDLRRVVAGAVAASLAACGRCGGERYVLCGSCNGSHKRYSVKGGGGFRTCAGCNENGLVRCPDCSPPDV; via the coding sequence ATGTGGTTGCCCTGGGTGAAGACGCGCCCTTCAtccgcctccccctcctccgccacctccacctccaccgcgCTCATCGCCGCCGCCTCACCGCGCCTGTCCTTCTCATCGCCCTCACTCAAGGACCTCCAGGCGCTGCTCCTGTCCGACGCCGCGACGCCCTccccgccgcccgccgcgccctgctccccctcctcctcctcctcctcctcctccgtccgcGTCTTCCACCGCGTCCGCGTCGCCGCCTCGGCCCTCCGCGCGCTCCGCACCCTCCAGGCGCCGCtgtccgccgccggcggcggcggcgccgcctccGAGGCCGACCGCCGCGTCGTGCTCTACTTCACCTCGCTCCACGTGGTCCGCAGCACGTACGAGGACTGCCGCGCCGTGCGCGCCATCCTGCGCGGGCTCCGCGTCGCCGTCGACGAGCGCGACCTCGCCATGGACCCGCGCTACCTCCAGGAGCTCGCGGCGCTGCTCCCGCGCCTCGCGTCCCCGCGGCGCATCACGCTGCCCCAGGTCTTCGTCGGGGGCCGACACCTCGGCGGCGCCGACGAGGTCCGGCGCCTCCACGAGGCCGGCGACCTCCGCCGCGTCGTGGCCGGCGCCGTCGCCGCCTCCCTCGCCGCCTGCGGCCGGTGCGGCGGCGAGCGGTACGTGCTCTGCGGCAGCTGCAACGGCAGCCACAAGCGGTACAGCGTgaagggcggcggcggcttccGCACCTGCGCCGGATGTAACGAGAACGGCCTCGTCCGTTGCCccgactgctcgccgccggacgTCTGA